A segment of the Pseudoalteromonas sp. DL-6 genome:
ATCCGTGTAAACATACTGATAAAATAATTGCCGTGCGCCACGCTGCCATAAATATGTCCTTATCGAAGAACTATTTGTGACAGCTAACGCAGGCAAAAGTGCCATTAGAATAAACCAAACCACGCATTTTCGCGGCTTTAGCTATTAACCTTGTGTATTAGGCACTATTTGAATTTCGACGCGGCGATTTTGCGCACGACCATTCGCTGAATCGTTAGTGGCAATTGGACGTGACTCGCCATAGCCACTCGTGCTTACTCGTGCAGCCATAATTTGCTGGTTTACCAAGTAGTTTTTTACACTTTGCGCACGCTGCTCTGAAAGAGTCATGTTGTAACTGTCTTTGCCAGTGCTATCTGTATGACCTTCAACACTTAAGTAGGTTTTTTCGTATTTATTCATTACACTTGCAATCGCATTTAGAGTGTCATGAAAGCCCGATGAAATATAAGATTGATCAGTCGCAAACGTAATATTAGAGGGCATCACTAAACGTAAGTTATCACCTTCACGTACCACTTCAACTCCCGAACCTGCTAGTTCATCACGAAAAGCAGCTTCTTGCTTATCCATGTAATCACCTACAGCAGCACCCGCTAGCGCACCAATAGCCGCACCAATAAAAATACGTTTATCTTTATGGTTGCCCGTTGCTTTACCTAAAATCCCCCCTGCTGCAGCACCAATAGCGGCGCCTTTACCTGTGTTATTCATTTCACAGCCAGAAAGTAATACAGCAACTACAGTGACACTTAAAAGTGATTTAGTTAACGTCATGGTGATTTCCTATTCATTTAGAGTTTATTAATTTAATTATGCAAACATATGTATGAACCAACAATGAAGAGTAACGTAAAACAGCTATTATTGCCTATTAAATACCGAACTAATGATAGCGTTTCATAAAAATGTCATACTTATTTGTGACACTTTAATGATTTATAAAAAAGGCGATGGCCACTATGTTAATTGCGATTTTTAGGCAGTTTTTTTTGCTTGGCTGCATGAGTTTTGGCGGCCCTGCTGCGCATTTAGGTTACTTTAAACACCACTTTGTTGATTCGCTGCGCTGGTTGAGTATCAGTCGCTATTCACAACTAATTAGCCTAAGCCAAGCTCTGCCAGGCCCTGGCTCTAGTCAGGTTAGCTTTGCAATCGGGGTAGAACGTGCAGGTGTACTCGGTGGTATCACCGCATTTATTGGTTTTACTCTGCCTTCTTTTTTAATTATGACACTGCTTGCTATTAGTGCTCACCAATTTGACGCCGTTTATTTTGCTGTGATTACCGGATTAAAGCTCTTTGCCGTAGTCATTGTTGCCGATGCAACCCTTAGTATGGCCAAAAGCTTTTGCAGTAACCTAATCCTTAAGCTAATTGCAGTTATAAGCACCCTAGCTCTTATTCTACTGCCGATGTTAGGTACACAAATTATTATTTTACTTATTGCGGCCGCAGTCGGCGCTATTTGGCCACTCTTACAATTAAGTGATTTATCACAGCAAACTAACAGTGATCAGGGAAAAGTTAACTGGGTAGCACTTAGCTTATTTGCACTACTGCTTGGAGTTAGCTTTATTCCAATAGGGCAAGAATTTGCGTTATTTGCGCCTTTTTACCAAGCCGGTGCTATGGTATTTGGTGGCGGACATGTTGTGTTGCCAGTACTTCAAGCGGGTGTGCCAACCTTAAGTGATGATCAGTTTTTAACGGCTTACGCCAGTGCTCAGGCTATACCTGGGCCTATGTTTACAATAGCCACCTACTTAGGCGCGCAGCTAAACACCGCGCAACCAATAATAGGCGCAATCATAGCTACATTATTGATATTTACCCCTGGGTTTTTACTGATGTTGGCCTTTCAAAAAAGCTGGATTAATTTAGCTAGTAAACCCCGTTTTGCCAGCTCAATTGCTGCGCTTAATGCCGCCGTGGTTGGTTTTTTAGCTGCTGCATTGTTTTCGCCCATTTGGACTTCAGCTATCAATAATGTGTGGCATATTGCGTTAGTGATTACTGCATTTGCGTGGCTACGTATGAAAAAGCCACCTATTTGGTGGCTATTATTGCTCTTTATTAGCGTTGGCCTTGGACAGCATTATTGGGTACTTTAATACTAGGTTTGCCCGCCATATTCACCCCGTCAGCTGGGCTTAACTGCCCACTGACGCTTTGATAAGCGCGCAGCCCAAACACCGGTAATACAGCTAGTAAATGGTCCATAATTTCAGCTTGTAAGTGCTCGTACGATATCCAACGTTTGTCTTCACTGAAGCAGTAAAACTCAATCGGCAAGCCATGATTAAGTGGTTGTAGCTCACGCACCATAAGTGTGAGCGAGGTATTGATTTTACTGTGCTGTTTTAAGTAACCCTCTGCATAGCGACGAAACAACCCTAAGTTCGACACAGGATCGGGAAGCGTGCCTAGTCGAATATATTCTTGCAGTGGAATAGCCGCTTCTATTTGCGCTTTAAAATCATCATCAACTAAAAAGATGCTGTTCATATCAATGTTTAAAGAACGTTTAATACGTCGCCCACCAGACTCTTGCATACCGCGCCAGTTTTTAAATGAACCAGCCACTAGCATATAAGTAGGGATGGTCGTTATGGTGTTATCCCAGTTACGCACTTTTACGGTATTTAGCCCTAAATCAATCACTTCGCCATCGGCACCATAGTTGTCTACTTGTATCCAATCACCATAGGTCACTAAGCGGTTAGCAGCAATTTGAATGCTGGCGACAAAGCCTAATATGGTGTCTTTAAATACTAATAGCGTTACCGCTGCAATCGCACCAAAGCCCGATAGTATATAAGTAGGCGACTTTTCAAGCACAATACTAACTATTAATATTGAACAGACAATAAAGGTGATCAGTTTAACCACCTGAATTAACCCTTGAATAGGCACTTCCCGGGCAAAATCTAATTGGTTATAAATACCACCGGCAACACTAACAATACTGCTAATAATAAAACCAATATAGATAATTAATAATGCTTGGCCAATGGTTTTAAGGATCTCTTGGGCAATTGCATTAACGGGATAAACGCTATCAAATGTGGCTAAAAAAAGGACACAACATAGCAAACAAGCAATTCGTTTATTGAGCTTGGTCAACATAGGTGACAATGAACCAATACGCTCAGGCGAGAGTTTAGTCACCACCTTTTGAATACCTGGTAACATTAAGCGGCGAGTAAATAAGTAAACAAATAATAGCGAGAGAATGCCTATCGATGAGGCGGTGATGGCACTGAGAAAAAAAGCATCGGGGACTTTTTCAAACCAAGGAGTAATTAGCTCCTGTAGGTGTGTTTTGGTCATGGTATTTCAATTTCCTTACTGGGAGTTAATTCAGTACTAGCTTGCTGAATATGAATAGCGCTTAATTGCTTATCTTTTATTGTCCATAAGTTATTTAAGTATTGCTGAAACTCGGCTCTAAATACTTGATCTGTTTGGTAACTGCCAATCATCTGTGTATTTATTGGCATCACCTCAATGGTAATATTAATAGACTCCAACTCGCCTTTTAAAATATTACGACACACATGATCTGATTTACCGCTATACACTAAACTGGTGTTAAGCATAGCGTCAAACTGCTCATTTAAAACTTCTAAGGCAAAAGCAGTTCCACCAGCCTTAGGCTTTAATAAATGCTGAAAAGGACTTTGTTGATGCTGGTGCTTTTGCGCTGTAAAACGCGTACCTTCTACAAAGTTCACTATGGTTGTAGGGTGATGACGAAAATTACGGCAACTGCGCTTAGTACGCTCGACATCTAGGCCTTTTAAATTGGGATTTTTTGCCAATTGTGCTTTGCTCACCCGCTTCATAAAGGGCATACCCATTGCCCACGCACCAGTGCCTATAAATGGCACGTACTTAAGCTCATCTTTTAAAAAAAACTTAGGAGCTGGTAATGCATTTAACGAGCTTAATACCGCAATATCAAGCCAGCTAATATGATTACTGATTAGCAAATACCAACTGTTGGCATTCACCTCCCCACTAATATTAACCTTAATGTCATTACAGCCTAGCCACAACCCTAAGCGGTTACCTTTGCACCACCCCTTGTACGCGCTGTGTAATAATTTACTTACTATGGGTATGGGAAAAACTAATTTAACTAATCCTAGGGTAAGTACTAATGCGCCAAATATTATTAAATTAGCAAATAAAACACAGCCAACAATTAAGCCATTTAACCAATTAGGTAACCATTTTTTTAGCATAACTGTTAGCTCATTTTTTATTTTTGTTTGAAATTAATGAGCGTCTGGTTTTTTTCTTCCCACACGCGATTTAATTCAGTTTGAAAACGTACTCTAAAGTCAGGATCATTAGTGTAATCACCAATTAAGCCATCACTAACGCCTTTGACTTCAACATGTACATCAATGTGTTTTACTTTACCGGCTGCAAAATCCATAAAAGTAGGAATGCCCTCAGGGTAATGAATAGTGACATTTACCACCTTAGAAATTTGCTCACCCATGGCTTGCATTACAAACGCCACACCACCTGCCTTAGGTTTAAGTAAATGAGGAAACGGGCTATTTTGACGCGCATGCTTTTGCGCTGTAAAACGCGTACCTTCGACAAAGTTAACCACACTGACTGGCATTTCTTTAAATTTTTCACAGGCTTTACGGGTCGTTTCTAAATCTTTGCCGCGCAACTTAGGGTTCTTTTTTAATTGGCTTTTACTGGTGCGGGTCATAAAAGGAAAGTCGAGTGCCCACCAGCATAGGCCTAGAATAGGCACATAAATAAGCTCTTTTTTCAAAAAGAAGTTTAAAAAAGGTATTTTGCGGTTAAATACTCGCTGTAACACTAAAATATCCACCCAGCTTTGGTGGTTCGCAATAACTAAGTACCAATCTTTTAATTTAAGCTCTTCAAGGCCAGTCACATTTAGCTTTGTTGGCGTTAGTAACACTTGATTTAAGGTGTTAAACGTCACCCAAATAGAGGCACATTGCTTGGCCGTCCAGCTCATTAATTTTTGCAGCCCCTTAATTGGGATTAGCTTAACGATGCCACAAATAAAAATAGGCACAAACCAAAAAAGAGTGTTTATTGTGTAAAAGAAAATACTAAATACACTGCGAATAACTGACATTACTTCTATTCCTTTAAACATCGCGCAGCCACGAATGACCGCGCTTAACTATGCAACTAAATTAATCTTCAAAATAGGTGTAGCCTTCAAGCCCTGCATTGAGCTCGGCTAAGTAACCTTCTTTACAGTTCGCTGATACATCAAGTTTATTAATTTGAGTGGCAAAGTTATCAGCTAATAACTCGCTATCATAATCAACAAATTTTAATACATCCTTAACGCTGTCACCTTTAATGGCATTGGTTAATACATATCCTTGCTCATTAAGCTCAACATGAACTGAATCGGTATCACCAAATAAGTTATGTAAGTCACCTAAAATCTCTTGGTATGCCCCTACCATAAACATCGCAATATGATACTGCTGACCTTGTGTATATTCAGGAATAGGTAAACTGGTTTCAATTCCTGCACCTTCAACGTACTCACGTATTTGCCCGTCAGAATCACAAGTAATGTCCTGGATAATAGCGCGCTGAGTTAGCGGCTGCGTTAGGTTTTCGATGGGCATAACCGGAAATAACTGCTGAATGCCCCACACATCGGGTAACGACTGAAATAATGAAAAATTCACAAACAGTTTATCGGCTAGTTTTTCGTTTAAATCATCCAGCACTTCGCGGTGAGCTCGTGCATTAGAGCTTAATGAAGCACGAACGCGATGTAAAATAGTAAAGTAAAGCTGCTCTATTTTCGCCCACTCTAGCATGCTCACTAAACCATGTACGTATTGATCGTGTGCTTCACTAAATAAATGCATTGCATCATGATAAATCTCTAATGCCATACGCGGGTTCAAACGTTGTAAACACTGCCACATTTCATCCAATACTAAGGCACTGTTTTCAACCGGTGGTTCTGGGTTTAAATGATTTGGCGCTTTTTCAACATCAATTACATCGGTAATAAGCACCGCATGATGTGCAGTAAGAGCACGGCCAGATTCGGTAATAATTGCAGGGTGAGCTAAGTTATGTTGGTCGCACACCTCGGCAAATGCATTTACCACATTACGCGCATATTCTTCGACTGTGTAGTTCATTGAGCAAGCACTTCGCGAGCCTGAACCTTCGTAGTCAACGCCGAGCCCGCCACCCACATCAACCGTATTCAGCGGTACACCGTACTGAGTTAATTCAGCAAAATGGCGAGCACATTCGCGTAAAGCACGATGAATATCGCGAATATTGGCAATTTGTGAACCAATATGAAAATGTACCATTTGCATTAAATGCAACTTATTATGTTGCTTAAGCACTTCCACTGCACTAAGTACTTGGCCTGCAGTTAAGCCAAATTTGCCTTTTTCACCACCGGTATTTTGCCATTTACCTTTACCAACCGAATTTAAGCGAATGCGAATACCAATAGCAGGCTCAATACCTAAATTATCAATTTCTTCAAGCAGTGT
Coding sequences within it:
- the speA gene encoding biosynthetic arginine decarboxylase, whose translation is MTWGLETARATYNVAHWSDGYFDINAQGELIAYPDGDQTKPAISLSQLTEQFKQQGLTLPVLVRFTDILKNRVDTLTNAFTQARSNREYNGKYTCVYPIKVNQQRSVVSKLLAHPSGLVGLEAGSKPELMAILGVAKEPITIVCNGYKDSEFLRLACIGQAMGHNVKIVVEKLSELTTLLEEIDNLGIEPAIGIRIRLNSVGKGKWQNTGGEKGKFGLTAGQVLSAVEVLKQHNKLHLMQMVHFHIGSQIANIRDIHRALRECARHFAELTQYGVPLNTVDVGGGLGVDYEGSGSRSACSMNYTVEEYARNVVNAFAEVCDQHNLAHPAIITESGRALTAHHAVLITDVIDVEKAPNHLNPEPPVENSALVLDEMWQCLQRLNPRMALEIYHDAMHLFSEAHDQYVHGLVSMLEWAKIEQLYFTILHRVRASLSSNARAHREVLDDLNEKLADKLFVNFSLFQSLPDVWGIQQLFPVMPIENLTQPLTQRAIIQDITCDSDGQIREYVEGAGIETSLPIPEYTQGQQYHIAMFMVGAYQEILGDLHNLFGDTDSVHVELNEQGYVLTNAIKGDSVKDVLKFVDYDSELLADNFATQINKLDVSANCKEGYLAELNAGLEGYTYFED
- the chrA gene encoding chromate efflux transporter, which translates into the protein MLIAIFRQFFLLGCMSFGGPAAHLGYFKHHFVDSLRWLSISRYSQLISLSQALPGPGSSQVSFAIGVERAGVLGGITAFIGFTLPSFLIMTLLAISAHQFDAVYFAVITGLKLFAVVIVADATLSMAKSFCSNLILKLIAVISTLALILLPMLGTQIIILLIAAAVGAIWPLLQLSDLSQQTNSDQGKVNWVALSLFALLLGVSFIPIGQEFALFAPFYQAGAMVFGGGHVVLPVLQAGVPTLSDDQFLTAYASAQAIPGPMFTIATYLGAQLNTAQPIIGAIIATLLIFTPGFLLMLAFQKSWINLASKPRFASSIAALNAAVVGFLAAALFSPIWTSAINNVWHIALVITAFAWLRMKKPPIWWLLLLFISVGLGQHYWVL
- a CDS encoding acyltransferase, yielding MSVIRSVFSIFFYTINTLFWFVPIFICGIVKLIPIKGLQKLMSWTAKQCASIWVTFNTLNQVLLTPTKLNVTGLEELKLKDWYLVIANHQSWVDILVLQRVFNRKIPFLNFFLKKELIYVPILGLCWWALDFPFMTRTSKSQLKKNPKLRGKDLETTRKACEKFKEMPVSVVNFVEGTRFTAQKHARQNSPFPHLLKPKAGGVAFVMQAMGEQISKVVNVTIHYPEGIPTFMDFAAGKVKHIDVHVEVKGVSDGLIGDYTNDPDFRVRFQTELNRVWEEKNQTLINFKQK
- a CDS encoding mechanosensitive ion channel family protein, with amino-acid sequence MTKTHLQELITPWFEKVPDAFFLSAITASSIGILSLLFVYLFTRRLMLPGIQKVVTKLSPERIGSLSPMLTKLNKRIACLLCCVLFLATFDSVYPVNAIAQEILKTIGQALLIIYIGFIISSIVSVAGGIYNQLDFAREVPIQGLIQVVKLITFIVCSILIVSIVLEKSPTYILSGFGAIAAVTLLVFKDTILGFVASIQIAANRLVTYGDWIQVDNYGADGEVIDLGLNTVKVRNWDNTITTIPTYMLVAGSFKNWRGMQESGGRRIKRSLNIDMNSIFLVDDDFKAQIEAAIPLQEYIRLGTLPDPVSNLGLFRRYAEGYLKQHSKINTSLTLMVRELQPLNHGLPIEFYCFSEDKRWISYEHLQAEIMDHLLAVLPVFGLRAYQSVSGQLSPADGVNMAGKPSIKVPNNAVQGQR
- a CDS encoding acetyltransferase, translated to MLKKWLPNWLNGLIVGCVLFANLIIFGALVLTLGLVKLVFPIPIVSKLLHSAYKGWCKGNRLGLWLGCNDIKVNISGEVNANSWYLLISNHISWLDIAVLSSLNALPAPKFFLKDELKYVPFIGTGAWAMGMPFMKRVSKAQLAKNPNLKGLDVERTKRSCRNFRHHPTTIVNFVEGTRFTAQKHQHQQSPFQHLLKPKAGGTAFALEVLNEQFDAMLNTSLVYSGKSDHVCRNILKGELESINITIEVMPINTQMIGSYQTDQVFRAEFQQYLNNLWTIKDKQLSAIHIQQASTELTPSKEIEIP
- a CDS encoding OmpA family protein, encoding MTLTKSLLSVTVVAVLLSGCEMNNTGKGAAIGAAAGGILGKATGNHKDKRIFIGAAIGALAGAAVGDYMDKQEAAFRDELAGSGVEVVREGDNLRLVMPSNITFATDQSYISSGFHDTLNAIASVMNKYEKTYLSVEGHTDSTGKDSYNMTLSEQRAQSVKNYLVNQQIMAARVSTSGYGESRPIATNDSANGRAQNRRVEIQIVPNTQG